A single Micromonospora sp. CCTCC AA 2012012 DNA region contains:
- the lepB gene encoding signal peptidase I, giving the protein MIDEQTEKPRSSFWKELPILLGVAILVAVLVRAFVLQTFFIPSPSMENTLKIDDRVLVNKLVYDFRSPHRGEVIVFKAPTEWSGNPDGEDFIKRVIGVAGDHVVCCDRSGPQERLVINGKPIDEPFIYPGNRPADQDFDITVPAGRLWVMGDHREASGDSLEHWQQSGQDITEATIPTDRVVGRAFTVFWPVGRATWLTVPKGFDGIPNP; this is encoded by the coding sequence GTGATTGACGAGCAGACCGAAAAGCCCCGCAGTTCCTTCTGGAAGGAGCTGCCCATCCTCCTGGGTGTGGCGATCCTGGTCGCAGTGCTGGTGCGTGCCTTCGTGCTGCAGACCTTCTTCATCCCCTCCCCGTCGATGGAGAACACCCTCAAGATCGACGATCGGGTGCTGGTCAACAAGTTGGTCTACGACTTCCGGTCGCCGCACCGCGGCGAGGTCATCGTCTTCAAGGCGCCCACCGAGTGGAGCGGCAACCCCGACGGCGAGGACTTCATCAAGCGGGTGATCGGCGTCGCCGGCGACCACGTGGTCTGCTGTGACCGCTCCGGGCCGCAGGAGCGGCTCGTGATCAACGGCAAGCCGATCGACGAGCCGTTCATCTATCCGGGGAACCGCCCGGCCGACCAGGATTTCGACATCACGGTGCCGGCGGGCCGGCTCTGGGTGATGGGTGACCACCGGGAGGCCTCCGGCGACTCGCTGGAGCACTGGCAGCAGTCCGGCCAGGACATCACCGAGGCCACCATTCCCACCGACCGGGTGGTCGGCCGCGCCTTCACGGTCTTCTGGCCGGTCGGCCGG